From the genome of Pedobacter sp. MC2016-14, one region includes:
- a CDS encoding LruC domain-containing protein, whose protein sequence is MKIKLLSIALGLSLFAVSCKKGESVEETISKNINDINVPANFNWSSTKEVSFSVGTTDSRYGNTQIQVIKIYAGDPANGGQMVASGSATYLSPFNTKVSLPTTLTDVYVVKYAPDLTTVTQKVALTTEAVQVTIGTSNNVNATVKVNAIAACQRSTTDGNINLNTPEVVCYSSTNDATIDIQANNGGTVKISAPNKTVTIRNFNHTGVNLVVEATTTVIVGGEIKSDETWTNYGTILLNNKLDIRGTLDNYGTTTSTNTLQINGGGTVNNHCKLYMNDFINDNILNNYSYAIASNTTRLNGGSKLNLIGNEISGVMFETKDFNKGGTLVVYGTGKTSLFKVTGTIDGNMILDARQTSNSQIITGNVQLCTPQAANIPNGFFVAPAALGCDAYVASDSCMPTGNGTAPADNDRDKDGVSNDLDAYPDDATKAFDTYTVNYANGGSTIAFEDNWPSKGDYDLNDVVLAYKFKIATSAQNKVVDITAEYTLKATGGDFQNGGGIEFNIPSGSATITSSSAVLESGQSKVVVVLFNNSRTQQTTWNTKVGEAISPNVTYSFTLKLTDGPLISTFGGNSAQNPFIWNGTNTYGRGYETHLYGKTPTTKATSSLFGTRDDASISTGNYYSTANKLPWAIEVPIANFVYPIERIAISDAYLKFATWAESAGANAPDWYSNTSESYRNTTKLFNR, encoded by the coding sequence ATGAAAATTAAGTTACTTTCAATAGCATTAGGATTAAGTCTATTTGCTGTGTCATGTAAAAAAGGCGAATCTGTTGAAGAAACGATTAGCAAAAACATCAATGATATCAACGTACCAGCAAACTTTAACTGGTCAAGCACAAAAGAAGTAAGCTTTAGTGTTGGAACAACTGATTCACGTTATGGCAATACTCAAATTCAGGTGATCAAAATTTACGCTGGAGATCCTGCGAATGGCGGTCAAATGGTTGCTTCAGGTTCAGCAACTTACCTTAGCCCTTTTAACACCAAAGTTTCTTTACCAACTACACTTACAGATGTATATGTTGTAAAATATGCACCAGATTTAACAACAGTGACCCAAAAGGTAGCATTAACAACTGAGGCCGTTCAGGTTACCATTGGAACTTCGAACAATGTAAATGCTACCGTTAAAGTGAATGCGATTGCGGCATGCCAAAGATCAACTACTGATGGAAATATTAACCTTAACACTCCCGAGGTGGTTTGCTATAGTTCAACCAATGATGCAACCATTGACATCCAGGCGAATAACGGTGGTACTGTAAAAATTAGTGCACCAAACAAAACCGTAACCATTAGAAACTTCAACCATACAGGTGTAAATCTGGTTGTTGAGGCTACTACTACAGTAATTGTTGGTGGTGAGATTAAATCAGATGAAACCTGGACCAACTACGGAACTATCCTATTAAACAACAAACTTGACATCAGGGGTACTTTAGATAACTACGGTACAACTACATCTACAAATACTTTACAAATCAACGGTGGCGGAACAGTAAACAACCACTGCAAGTTGTACATGAATGACTTTATCAATGATAATATCCTGAACAATTATAGCTATGCCATTGCTTCAAATACTACCCGTTTAAATGGTGGTAGTAAATTAAACCTGATTGGTAACGAGATCAGCGGTGTAATGTTTGAAACTAAGGATTTCAATAAAGGTGGCACACTAGTAGTTTATGGAACTGGTAAAACTTCTTTATTTAAAGTTACCGGAACCATTGATGGTAACATGATTCTTGATGCAAGACAAACCAGCAACAGCCAAATCATTACTGGTAATGTACAGCTTTGTACACCACAGGCTGCCAACATTCCAAATGGTTTCTTCGTTGCTCCTGCAGCTTTAGGATGTGATGCATACGTAGCCAGCGATTCTTGCATGCCAACTGGTAACGGAACTGCTCCTGCAGACAACGACAGAGATAAAGACGGTGTTAGCAATGATTTAGACGCTTATCCTGATGACGCCACTAAAGCTTTTGATACTTACACTGTAAATTACGCCAATGGTGGTTCTACTATCGCATTTGAAGACAACTGGCCATCAAAAGGCGACTACGACTTAAATGATGTTGTATTGGCTTATAAATTTAAAATTGCAACAAGTGCACAAAACAAAGTAGTAGATATTACTGCTGAATATACTTTGAAAGCTACAGGTGGTGACTTCCAGAATGGTGGTGGTATTGAATTCAACATCCCTTCAGGAAGCGCAACAATTACTTCTTCATCTGCCGTTTTAGAAAGTGGTCAAAGCAAAGTCGTTGTGGTATTGTTTAACAACAGCAGAACCCAACAAACTACCTGGAATACCAAAGTTGGCGAGGCAATTTCTCCAAATGTAACTTATAGCTTCACGCTTAAGTTAACTGATGGTCCTCTAATCAGCACATTCGGTGGTAATAGTGCACAAAATCCATTTATTTGGAATGGCACAAACACATACGGCAGAGGTTATGAAACGCATTTGTATGGCAAAACACCAACTACTAAAGCTACATCAAGCTTATTTGGAACAAGGGATGACGCTTCAATCTCTACAGGAAACTACTACAGCACAGCGAATAAATTACCTTGGGCAATTGAAGTTCCTATTGCTAACTTTGTTTATCCGATTGAAAGAATTGCCATCAGTGATGCTTATTTAAAATTTGCTACCTGGGCAGAAAGTGCTGGTGCAAACGCCCCGGACTGGTATAGCAATACAAGCGAGAGCTACAGAAACACGACAAAACTATTTAACCGATAA
- a CDS encoding glycosyltransferase family 8 protein, with the protein MKNKENITIVVASDDHFAIMLAALIQSIIHTHKSGEKIDLYIVDDNLSTANLEKINSSYDPEKINIKWLKLTEIFAGVKLPLDNSTFPLNVYMRLFIPLFLPKEVKKAIFLDVDMILCTDISELWNIDLGSYPIAAVRDRSEIISNEWGGITNYKELGLHPDLPYFNAGMMVLNNEIWRENGITQKIIECITTNVKYANFPDQYGLNVILAGQFYELDFRWNCYSILDEKNPYIIHFIGNKPIYKSYNSNVTYAEEFFKYVRLTAWKDFSPHSSYKRYLKKAINKIKKKLNIR; encoded by the coding sequence ATGAAAAACAAAGAAAATATCACCATAGTTGTAGCCAGTGACGATCACTTCGCCATTATGCTTGCGGCCCTTATTCAGTCAATTATTCATACACACAAGTCGGGAGAGAAAATTGACCTGTACATCGTTGACGACAATTTATCAACTGCTAATCTTGAAAAAATCAACAGTTCTTATGATCCTGAAAAAATAAATATAAAATGGCTCAAACTAACCGAAATATTTGCTGGAGTAAAACTGCCGCTGGATAATTCTACCTTTCCTTTGAATGTGTATATGCGGTTATTTATCCCGCTGTTTCTTCCTAAAGAAGTCAAAAAGGCAATCTTTTTAGACGTAGACATGATTTTATGCACCGATATTTCAGAACTCTGGAATATTGATTTAGGAAGTTACCCCATAGCAGCTGTTAGAGACAGAAGTGAAATAATTAGTAATGAATGGGGAGGAATTACCAACTATAAAGAATTAGGTTTGCACCCAGATTTACCTTATTTTAATGCAGGTATGATGGTTTTAAATAATGAAATTTGGCGGGAAAACGGAATTACCCAAAAAATCATTGAGTGTATTACAACCAATGTTAAATATGCCAACTTCCCTGACCAATATGGTCTGAACGTGATATTAGCTGGTCAATTTTATGAGCTGGATTTCCGATGGAATTGTTATTCAATTTTAGACGAGAAAAATCCATACATTATTCATTTTATTGGAAATAAACCCATTTATAAATCCTATAACAGTAATGTAACCTATGCAGAGGAATTTTTTAAATATGTCCGCCTAACAGCTTGGAAAGACTTTAGCCCTCACTCCTCTTATAAAAGATATTTGAAAAAGGCTATCAATAAGATCAAAAAGAAACTTAACATTAGATAA
- a CDS encoding ATP-binding protein: MATHVNITSGGIQKVLRNYNEKQAVAEYIWNGFDATATTVEINYTANELGYISLLEVADNGYGINFEQLKAKFDPFYESEKALQLPVNRNKSTMHGKNGVGRLTFFRFANDAEWQTTWLSQNNSLKSGRISIGVASLNNYQATEIDVPLSKNTGTRVLFSNLKISADNLEQEIIPFLKAEFCWFLELNKSRNYSILINGEPLDYQDQIQDYEEDLFWKYEDTNTSFKLKFVQWKESLHKELSKVYFINEKGAELYKEYTTLNKKADEYFHSVYIESEFFTDFDFRGTEFEIQTGLYSRSKASAEYKFLSKKVNELLRSKRKAFLKEYSSRLLERYEREGVLSIVVAEHIEAKRRNRLLDTLKALYEIQPKLFSNLSIDQKKTIVALLDGLLVSDQRPKIANLLAGIVDMEPEEQTELEELLAD; encoded by the coding sequence ATGGCTACTCATGTTAATATCACATCAGGCGGGATACAAAAAGTATTGCGGAATTATAATGAAAAACAAGCAGTTGCAGAATACATTTGGAATGGTTTTGACGCTACAGCAACTACGGTAGAAATTAACTATACGGCTAATGAGCTTGGATATATCAGTTTGCTGGAGGTTGCCGACAATGGCTATGGGATTAATTTTGAGCAATTAAAGGCCAAGTTTGATCCCTTTTATGAATCTGAAAAGGCGCTGCAATTGCCTGTAAACCGGAACAAATCTACGATGCATGGCAAGAATGGTGTAGGCCGTTTAACTTTTTTCAGATTTGCCAATGATGCGGAATGGCAAACGACCTGGTTGTCGCAAAATAATAGCTTAAAAAGTGGCAGAATTTCAATTGGCGTTGCCTCGCTCAACAATTACCAGGCTACAGAAATTGATGTGCCATTGAGCAAGAATACGGGTACAAGGGTCTTGTTTTCAAATTTAAAAATCTCTGCAGATAACCTTGAGCAGGAAATTATTCCGTTTTTAAAGGCTGAATTTTGCTGGTTCCTGGAGCTAAATAAAAGCAGAAATTATAGTATTCTAATCAATGGCGAGCCTTTAGATTATCAGGATCAAATCCAGGATTATGAAGAAGATCTGTTTTGGAAATACGAAGACACTAATACGAGTTTTAAACTAAAGTTTGTACAATGGAAGGAATCTTTACATAAAGAACTATCTAAGGTATATTTCATCAATGAAAAAGGAGCGGAGCTGTACAAAGAATACACTACGTTAAATAAGAAAGCGGATGAATATTTTCACAGTGTTTATATAGAAAGTGAATTTTTTACCGATTTCGACTTTCGCGGTACTGAGTTTGAAATCCAGACGGGTTTGTATAGCCGTTCTAAAGCTTCAGCGGAATACAAATTTCTGAGTAAAAAAGTTAATGAATTGCTGCGAAGTAAAAGAAAGGCTTTTTTGAAAGAATATTCTTCCAGATTACTGGAACGGTACGAAAGAGAAGGCGTGCTGTCTATCGTAGTGGCCGAGCATATTGAAGCTAAACGCCGGAATAGATTATTGGATACTTTGAAGGCTTTATATGAGATTCAGCCAAAACTTTTCAGCAACCTGAGCATAGATCAAAAGAAAACTATTGTGGCATTACTAGATGGATTACTGGTTTCTGATCAGCGACCGAAAATTGCAAACCTGCTGGCTGGCATTGTAGATATGGAGCCAGAAGAACAAACTGAACTGGAAGAATTATTAGCTGATTAA
- a CDS encoding glycosyltransferase family 2 protein: MMNLPNWLQPHLFIGKNFKDLTAGEIETIKENMKGFQSESPEVSILIPAWNEENNIYRTLSSLAKNKTSMEVEIVVINNNSTDQTQEVLDLLNVKSYFQPQQGITFARQMGLEKAKGKYHLGADSDTFYPPNWIESMVKPMKEDSTIVGVYGRYSFIPPIGEGRMALWAYEKMTGVLTRLRKKNREYINFLGFNMGFVTKVGLENGGFVVTDVRKFDNARDSEYHVEESEDGRMAVNLQKTGKLMLVTGQGARAYTSSRRLVAEGGIFKSFTQRIFRHLGAINEYIGLKK; encoded by the coding sequence ATGATGAATCTTCCAAATTGGCTTCAGCCCCATTTGTTTATTGGAAAAAACTTTAAAGATCTGACTGCGGGAGAAATTGAAACGATAAAAGAAAACATGAAAGGCTTTCAGTCAGAAAGCCCGGAAGTTTCGATTTTGATTCCGGCATGGAACGAAGAAAACAATATCTACAGAACCTTATCATCTCTGGCTAAAAATAAAACAAGTATGGAAGTAGAAATTGTTGTCATCAACAACAATTCTACCGATCAAACCCAGGAGGTTTTAGACCTGCTAAATGTGAAGAGCTATTTTCAGCCTCAACAAGGTATAACTTTTGCCAGGCAAATGGGTTTAGAAAAGGCTAAGGGGAAATACCACCTCGGTGCAGACTCAGATACATTTTACCCTCCAAACTGGATTGAAAGCATGGTTAAGCCCATGAAAGAAGACAGTACCATTGTGGGTGTTTATGGCCGCTATTCTTTTATTCCGCCAATTGGTGAAGGCAGGATGGCACTTTGGGCTTATGAAAAAATGACGGGGGTGCTCACCAGACTGAGAAAGAAAAACAGAGAATATATAAATTTTCTGGGCTTTAATATGGGTTTTGTGACAAAAGTTGGCCTGGAAAACGGAGGGTTTGTGGTTACAGATGTGAGGAAGTTTGACAACGCCCGTGATAGCGAATACCATGTGGAGGAATCAGAAGATGGCAGAATGGCTGTTAACCTTCAAAAAACCGGCAAATTGATGTTGGTAACTGGTCAAGGTGCCAGGGCTTATACGTCATCCAGAAGATTGGTTGCTGAAGGTGGTATTTTCAAATCATTTACGCAACGCATATTCAGACACCTTGGTGCAATTAATGAATATATAGGATTGAAAAAGTAA
- a CDS encoding LruC domain-containing protein: MKKKLLVVATAALILSLGACKKELSSETETPAGEKVAPDGFAYVTTKKVEVNVRLLSRDDKPIDGALVSIYNPASIGAGKELSKVISDANGYVKTTLTVPASLENLIIDPAYIGLAANVKTYIKDNSVIAIIGGQYGYGGNVIIETSKSTTTASSGISTFSVKGVNDIPSSAYNYDLSKYDELGRPKAILPVDKIDFSALMEQINSVLPERQKVQEKYIKTEIPTDLRITALADVWITFVHEGADYRNSLAYYTYPTGHAPTKAEDITNVNMVFPNASFKVGTGAGNMIQGDKVLLGRFTEGTSIGFVVLQNAYQNNGSVNYSATKFFSTEGLNPESDPKIKRHNVVLHNLSQRTFLIGFEDIERTDGYGSDQDFNDLIVYAQSNPVESINPADIPVLEGDAKDTDKDGVPDAIDKYPNDPERAYDRYYPSETIWGTTTFEDNWPAEGDYDLNDLVLSYRYKFAMSATNKVVDLTADYKPLAAGATFQNGFGVELPLTPAQVKAVTGLNLSAGTYIKQVGNGLESNQSKAVIIPFDNYRNLFGVGTSLINTYAGSSYNESKTITVGVTFSTPLADDFTALAPFNPFLISNLERGREVHLVNHAPTDLANKKLFNSTADDSDAASGRYYTTRENRPFAIDFYGPFSYPLETVPIFDAYTHFSEWAKSNGKSFPDWYFNTSGYINTKLIYTKK; encoded by the coding sequence ATGAAGAAAAAATTACTTGTAGTTGCGACAGCAGCTCTTATTTTATCACTTGGGGCCTGTAAAAAGGAACTCAGTTCAGAAACCGAAACTCCAGCAGGAGAAAAAGTAGCGCCGGACGGCTTTGCTTATGTTACCACTAAAAAAGTAGAAGTTAATGTGCGATTGCTTAGTCGTGACGACAAGCCTATTGATGGTGCATTGGTATCCATTTATAATCCTGCAAGCATTGGTGCCGGAAAGGAACTCAGCAAGGTAATCAGTGATGCAAACGGTTATGTAAAAACTACTTTAACTGTTCCAGCTTCTCTTGAAAACCTGATCATTGATCCAGCTTATATTGGTCTGGCTGCTAACGTTAAAACCTATATTAAAGACAATAGTGTTATCGCAATTATTGGTGGTCAGTACGGCTACGGTGGTAATGTGATTATAGAAACTTCTAAATCAACAACAACTGCTTCATCGGGAATATCTACTTTTAGTGTAAAAGGTGTAAATGACATTCCTTCATCAGCATACAATTACGACTTGTCTAAATACGATGAACTGGGCAGACCAAAAGCAATTTTACCGGTTGATAAAATTGATTTCTCTGCATTAATGGAGCAAATCAACAGTGTTCTTCCAGAAAGACAAAAAGTTCAGGAGAAATATATAAAAACAGAAATCCCTACGGATTTAAGAATCACTGCACTTGCAGATGTTTGGATTACATTTGTACATGAAGGTGCTGATTATCGCAATTCTTTAGCGTATTATACTTACCCCACAGGCCACGCTCCTACTAAGGCTGAAGACATCACGAACGTCAACATGGTGTTTCCAAATGCCTCGTTTAAAGTTGGAACCGGAGCTGGAAATATGATTCAGGGCGACAAAGTTTTACTTGGTAGGTTTACAGAAGGAACATCCATAGGCTTTGTGGTACTTCAAAATGCCTATCAAAACAATGGTTCAGTTAATTATTCTGCAACAAAATTCTTCTCTACTGAAGGCTTAAATCCAGAATCTGATCCAAAAATAAAAAGACACAATGTAGTATTACACAATCTTTCTCAAAGGACTTTCTTAATTGGATTTGAAGATATTGAAAGAACAGATGGTTATGGAAGTGATCAGGATTTTAATGACCTGATTGTATATGCTCAGTCTAATCCTGTGGAATCGATAAACCCGGCTGATATTCCAGTTTTAGAAGGTGATGCGAAAGATACAGATAAAGATGGCGTTCCAGACGCGATCGATAAATACCCTAATGATCCGGAAAGAGCTTATGATCGTTATTACCCAAGTGAGACCATTTGGGGAACAACTACTTTTGAAGACAACTGGCCTGCTGAAGGAGATTATGACCTCAACGACCTTGTACTGAGTTACAGGTACAAGTTTGCAATGAGTGCTACCAACAAAGTAGTAGACTTAACTGCTGATTATAAACCATTGGCAGCTGGTGCAACCTTCCAAAATGGTTTTGGCGTAGAATTACCTTTAACCCCTGCGCAGGTTAAAGCTGTAACCGGCTTAAATTTATCTGCCGGCACTTATATTAAACAAGTCGGAAATGGATTAGAAAGCAATCAAAGTAAAGCAGTGATTATTCCTTTTGACAACTACAGAAACCTGTTTGGTGTTGGGACATCATTGATCAATACTTATGCAGGTTCTTCTTACAATGAAAGTAAAACCATTACTGTAGGCGTTACATTTAGTACTCCTTTAGCAGATGATTTCACCGCATTGGCTCCTTTTAACCCTTTCCTGATCAGCAATCTTGAACGTGGAAGAGAAGTTCACTTGGTGAACCATGCGCCTACCGACCTTGCCAATAAAAAATTATTTAACAGCACAGCTGATGATTCGGATGCTGCATCGGGCAGGTATTACACCACAAGGGAAAATAGGCCATTTGCCATTGATTTTTATGGTCCGTTCAGCTACCCTCTTGAAACTGTACCAATTTTTGATGCTTACACTCATTTCTCTGAATGGGCAAAATCAAATGGAAAATCATTCCCAGACTGGTATTTTAATACAAGTGGATACATCAACACCAAATTGATTTATACTAAAAAATAA
- a CDS encoding DUF4440 domain-containing protein: protein MPIIENDNLFKEEILRIEKARLDSNACILKKDVNGVAKYWTPDFVQVAGDGSYSKGKDRIAKDWKYMFTHSSPVFERIPDEISIAESGDMAWEKGKWAYKTDKYYGNYAAMWRKIKGQWLTQTELYVAMNA, encoded by the coding sequence ATGCCAATCATAGAAAACGATAATTTATTTAAAGAAGAGATTTTACGTATTGAAAAAGCACGTCTTGATTCGAATGCTTGTATTCTCAAAAAAGATGTAAATGGGGTGGCGAAATACTGGACGCCAGATTTTGTACAAGTAGCCGGAGATGGCAGCTATAGCAAAGGAAAAGATCGCATTGCTAAAGATTGGAAGTATATGTTTACCCACAGCAGCCCGGTTTTTGAACGTATTCCTGATGAAATCAGCATTGCCGAGAGCGGAGATATGGCTTGGGAGAAAGGAAAATGGGCATATAAAACCGATAAATATTATGGAAATTATGCCGCAATGTGGCGTAAGATAAAAGGGCAATGGCTCACGCAGACCGAGCTTTATGTAGCTATGAATGCATAA
- a CDS encoding glycosyltransferase — MDKPLLFEDITLLITHFNRSNSLERLLKRFAELNCQFHDIIVSDDCSNETHFNRLKELKEIYNFQIADTPVNKGLANNINKGQEKVQTPLTLYVQEDFVPKDLFPEKLKLAVQCMDERPDLDMVRFYAYFDYPYLKPYKGGFSEMIFKKFSRGYKKFYYYSDHPHLRRKNFLDKFGKYVEGIKSDRAEYRMMFAFIKAKGKALFYTDYKGLFDQINDAIETSTVKRNFLREGNGMILTAIRHLYRHIRFNFDLFR; from the coding sequence ATGGATAAACCGTTACTTTTTGAAGACATTACCTTACTAATCACCCATTTTAACCGCAGTAATTCGCTGGAAAGGTTACTAAAACGCTTTGCAGAACTGAATTGTCAATTTCATGATATCATCGTTTCAGATGACTGCAGTAATGAAACTCACTTTAACCGATTAAAAGAGCTTAAAGAAATTTACAATTTTCAAATCGCTGATACACCTGTAAATAAAGGACTGGCCAATAACATCAATAAAGGTCAGGAGAAAGTTCAAACTCCGCTTACACTCTATGTACAAGAGGATTTTGTCCCTAAAGATCTTTTCCCGGAAAAATTAAAACTAGCTGTACAATGTATGGATGAGCGCCCTGATTTAGATATGGTGAGGTTCTACGCTTATTTTGATTATCCTTATCTTAAGCCTTACAAGGGTGGCTTCTCAGAGATGATCTTCAAAAAATTCTCAAGAGGGTATAAAAAATTCTATTACTATAGCGATCATCCGCATCTAAGACGCAAAAACTTCCTTGATAAATTCGGAAAGTATGTTGAGGGTATCAAAAGTGACCGCGCAGAATACAGAATGATGTTTGCATTTATTAAAGCAAAAGGTAAGGCATTATTTTATACGGATTATAAGGGATTATTTGATCAGATCAATGATGCCATTGAAACCAGCACAGTGAAACGTAACTTTTTAAGGGAGGGAAATGGTATGATATTAACCGCTATAAGACATCTATACAGACACATTCGTTTTAATTTCGATTTATTCCGCTAA